The Streptomyces cynarae genome contains a region encoding:
- a CDS encoding PLD nuclease N-terminal domain-containing protein, with protein MFRYLPFLLVLALWIYAFIDCLNTPEEQVRGLPKVVWVIIILLFGEVLVGPIAWLVAGKYRGPAQAGGAPSGGGSTPSERHRNHRTTFVAPDDNPEFLRSLKEENKKDEALLKEWEADLRRREEELRRRERGEGPAAD; from the coding sequence ATGTTCAGGTATCTGCCGTTCCTGCTGGTCCTGGCGCTGTGGATATACGCCTTCATCGACTGCCTCAACACCCCCGAGGAGCAGGTGCGCGGGCTGCCCAAGGTGGTCTGGGTCATCATCATCCTGCTCTTCGGCGAGGTGCTGGTCGGCCCGATCGCCTGGCTGGTGGCCGGCAAGTACCGCGGCCCCGCCCAGGCTGGGGGTGCCCCCTCTGGGGGAGGCTCCACGCCCTCCGAGAGGCACCGCAACCACCGCACCACCTTTGTCGCGCCCGACGACAATCCCGAGTTCCTCAGGTCCCTCAAGGAAGAGAACAAGAAGGACGAGGCCCTGCTGAAGGAGTGGGAGGCCGACCTGCGCCGCCGCGAGGAGGAGCTGCGGCGCCGGGAGCGGGGCGAGGGCCCCGCGGCCGACTGA
- a CDS encoding mannosyltransferase YkcB-related protein, producing MGAAGRGGGDGGVERVPRRQFPSFLPWLAPAVGVLGLGAVVLLVWARPGRTPSGGRLALAGLAASLTAVLLAPSAWAVQVLNPSYSSSGMGAVGPSATNRGHGSVISAAGRTGRPAWGGGATRGTRATRDGMGGFGGAGGFGGVGGFGGIGVEGGLTAAQREVLDYTTAHQGSAAYVFATTSWNGASPYILATGAHVLPLGGFSGRVPFPTEAQFRELVDTGKVRYVLLGGGRGTGALFGGGGTTATARITDWVRSACTPVPASAYGGTDSAAPGTAGGAAAAQTLYRCTPGH from the coding sequence ATGGGCGCTGCCGGGCGCGGTGGCGGCGACGGCGGCGTGGAGCGCGTACCTCGCCGCCAGTTCCCGTCGTTCCTGCCGTGGCTGGCGCCCGCGGTGGGCGTGCTCGGTCTCGGAGCCGTCGTGCTGCTGGTGTGGGCCCGTCCGGGTCGTACGCCGTCCGGCGGCCGGCTCGCCCTCGCCGGGCTGGCGGCCTCCCTCACGGCGGTGCTGCTCGCGCCGAGCGCGTGGGCGGTGCAGGTACTCAACCCCTCCTACAGCAGTTCCGGCATGGGCGCGGTCGGTCCCTCCGCCACGAACCGCGGCCACGGCTCGGTGATCTCGGCGGCCGGCCGGACGGGCCGACCGGCCTGGGGCGGCGGCGCGACGCGCGGTACCAGGGCGACCCGCGACGGCATGGGCGGCTTCGGCGGCGCGGGCGGATTCGGTGGCGTGGGCGGGTTCGGCGGCATCGGCGTGGAGGGCGGGCTCACCGCGGCCCAGCGGGAGGTGCTCGACTACACCACCGCGCACCAGGGTTCGGCCGCCTACGTGTTCGCCACCACCAGCTGGAACGGCGCGTCCCCGTACATCCTCGCCACCGGGGCCCACGTCCTGCCGCTCGGCGGCTTCAGCGGCAGGGTGCCGTTCCCGACCGAGGCGCAGTTCCGGGAGCTGGTCGACACCGGCAAGGTGCGGTACGTGCTGCTGGGCGGTGGCCGCGGCACGGGCGCACTGTTCGGCGGCGGTGGGACCACGGCCACGGCGCGGATCACCGACTGGGTCCGCTCCGCCTGCACCCCCGTCCCGGCCTCGGCGTACGGCGGCACGGACTCCGCCGCCCCGGGCACGGCCGGCGGAGCGGCCGCGGCCCAGACGCTGTACCGGTGCACGCCGGGCCACTGA
- a CDS encoding DUF4229 domain-containing protein, with the protein MLRYTLMRLGILAGCLVVVWGLVYSGIAPRGLGASNGLWIIMLALVISAPISFVVLRKERDRASVQIVQRVDRMKANLDANRSQEDVADDTARAQGQTS; encoded by the coding sequence ATGCTCCGATACACGCTGATGCGCCTCGGTATCCTCGCGGGCTGCCTCGTGGTCGTCTGGGGCCTCGTCTACTCGGGCATCGCCCCGCGCGGCCTCGGCGCCTCCAACGGCCTGTGGATCATCATGCTGGCCCTGGTGATCTCGGCGCCGATCAGCTTCGTGGTGCTGCGCAAGGAGCGGGACCGGGCGTCGGTGCAGATCGTGCAGCGGGTGGACCGTATGAAGGCGAACCTCGATGCGAACCGCAGCCAGGAGGACGTGGCCGACGACACGGCACGGGCGCAGGGGCAGACTTCCTGA
- a CDS encoding UbiX family flavin prenyltransferase: MNPVKPGETPRTPWIVGVSGASGTPYAAAVLRGLLAAGESVDLVVSRASRLTLLDETGIAFRDAHWREDLREWLGRGADGKPGTFVVDVDGDRVRHWGAGDLAAGPSSGSYPAKGMLIVPASTACVAGVALGLSKDLLQRAASVTLKEGRRLVVAVRETPLAGQTLKQLVALDEAGAVVLPASPAFYAGATHIQDLVDFVAGRVLDAAGVPHRLYRRWEGELGGSRPVR; this comes from the coding sequence GTGAACCCAGTCAAGCCAGGAGAGACGCCGCGTACGCCTTGGATCGTGGGGGTGTCCGGCGCTTCCGGCACCCCGTATGCCGCCGCCGTACTGCGCGGACTCCTCGCGGCGGGCGAGAGCGTCGACCTCGTCGTCTCCCGTGCCTCGCGGCTCACCCTGCTCGACGAGACAGGGATCGCCTTCCGGGACGCCCACTGGCGGGAGGACCTGCGCGAATGGCTGGGTCGGGGCGCCGACGGAAAGCCCGGGACGTTCGTGGTCGACGTCGACGGAGACCGTGTGCGGCACTGGGGCGCCGGTGACCTGGCCGCCGGGCCGTCCTCCGGGTCGTACCCGGCGAAGGGCATGCTGATCGTGCCCGCGTCCACGGCGTGTGTGGCGGGGGTCGCGCTCGGGCTGTCGAAGGACCTGTTGCAGCGGGCAGCGAGCGTCACCCTCAAGGAGGGGCGGCGCCTGGTCGTCGCCGTACGGGAGACCCCGCTCGCCGGGCAGACCCTCAAGCAACTGGTGGCGCTGGACGAGGCGGGCGCGGTGGTGCTGCCGGCGTCGCCGGCGTTCTACGCGGGGGCCACGCACATCCAGGACCTCGTGGACTTCGTCGCGGGGCGGGTGCTGGACGCGGCAGGGGTGCCGCACCGGCTGTACCGCCGCTGGGAGGGCGAACTCGGCGGTTCCCGGCCCGTCCGGTGA
- a CDS encoding MaoC family dehydratase codes for MPAAESTKESLVPSLLPVLARGALLSPFKRPRTDAPFPRTPLTLPGVRIDLPHLTAYERVCGFPTGVDTLPLTYPHVLAFPLAMRTMAGRAFPLPLLGLVHTSIEITQREALGPDGEYELTVRVAELAPHRRGTQAVVVTEARTGGRVVWDSASTYLARHRTTAPAGPPPAEDRAPLPALAEWRLAEDVGRRYAAVSGDRNPIHLHPLTARLFGFPRAIAHGMWTVARCLAEQPVPAAVHLRAEFKAPVLLPGTVTYAADGGRFELRGGDRAHLIGELRPEAGAVTRGGPP; via the coding sequence ATGCCCGCAGCTGAGTCGACCAAGGAGTCTCTCGTGCCTTCCCTGCTTCCGGTTCTCGCCCGCGGTGCCCTTCTCTCCCCTTTCAAGCGGCCCCGCACCGACGCCCCCTTCCCCCGTACGCCCCTCACTCTCCCCGGCGTACGCATCGACCTCCCCCACCTCACCGCCTACGAGCGCGTCTGTGGATTCCCCACCGGCGTGGACACCCTCCCCCTCACCTACCCGCACGTCCTCGCGTTCCCCCTCGCCATGCGGACGATGGCCGGCCGGGCGTTCCCGCTGCCCCTCCTCGGACTGGTGCACACCTCCATCGAGATCACCCAGCGGGAAGCCCTCGGACCCGACGGCGAGTACGAACTGACCGTGCGCGTCGCCGAGTTGGCGCCCCACCGGCGCGGCACCCAGGCCGTCGTCGTCACCGAGGCCCGTACCGGCGGCCGGGTCGTGTGGGACTCGGCCAGCACCTATCTGGCCCGGCACCGCACGACCGCCCCGGCAGGACCCCCGCCCGCCGAGGACCGCGCACCCCTTCCCGCCCTCGCCGAGTGGCGGCTGGCCGAAGACGTCGGGCGGCGGTACGCGGCCGTGTCCGGGGACCGGAACCCCATCCATCTGCACCCGCTCACCGCCCGCCTCTTCGGCTTCCCCCGGGCCATCGCGCACGGCATGTGGACCGTCGCCCGGTGCCTCGCCGAGCAACCGGTGCCCGCCGCCGTGCACCTGCGCGCGGAGTTCAAGGCGCCCGTCCTGCTGCCCGGCACCGTCACCTACGCGGCCGACGGCGGGCGGTTCGAGTTGCGCGGCGGGGACAGGGCTCACCTCATCGGGGAGCTTCGGCCTGAGGCGGGGGCGGTGACCAGGGGCGGCCCTCCATGA
- a CDS encoding TetR/AcrR family transcriptional regulator, which yields MGSVKTKRMPRAVREQQMLDAAVKTFGQRGYMAASMDEIAELAGVSKPLVYLYLNSKESLFSACIRREAATLVEAVRSGVRPGTSADRRLWEGLQAFFTHTARNPDGWAILHLQARTHGEPFAAEVAAMREEIVAFVTRLIAVAARDGGTPCSNGAESLGDHGDPALPEHEVAGLAEALVGAAESLAAWANVTPGVSARQAAATLMNFAWAGLGDLMEGRPWSPPPPQAEAPR from the coding sequence ATGGGTTCCGTGAAGACCAAGCGGATGCCGCGGGCCGTGCGGGAGCAGCAGATGCTCGACGCCGCCGTGAAGACCTTCGGGCAGCGCGGCTACATGGCCGCCTCCATGGACGAGATCGCCGAACTCGCCGGTGTGTCCAAGCCGTTGGTGTACCTGTACCTGAACTCCAAGGAATCTCTCTTCAGCGCCTGCATCCGCCGCGAGGCCGCCACCCTCGTCGAGGCGGTCCGCTCCGGTGTCCGGCCCGGGACCAGCGCCGACCGCCGGCTCTGGGAAGGGCTCCAGGCCTTCTTCACGCACACCGCGCGGAACCCGGACGGCTGGGCCATCCTGCACCTCCAGGCCCGTACGCACGGTGAACCCTTCGCCGCCGAGGTGGCCGCGATGCGCGAGGAGATCGTCGCGTTCGTCACCCGGCTCATCGCCGTCGCGGCCCGTGATGGGGGCACCCCCTGCTCGAACGGAGCTGAGAGCTTGGGGGACCACGGCGATCCCGCCCTGCCCGAGCACGAGGTCGCCGGGCTCGCCGAGGCCCTGGTCGGGGCCGCCGAGTCGCTCGCGGCCTGGGCCAACGTCACCCCCGGTGTCTCCGCCCGGCAGGCCGCGGCGACCCTGATGAACTTCGCCTGGGCGGGGCTCGGCGATCTCATGGAGGGCCGCCCCTGGTCACCGCCCCCGCCTCAGGCCGAAGCTCCCCGATGA
- a CDS encoding Lrp/AsnC family transcriptional regulator → MDAVDRQLIQALRENGRASYAELGRLVGLSGPSVTDRINRLEAAGVITGYRATVDAASLGLGVTALIGISLSDAADHEDVARRLKDLPEIEDCWFIAGDDSFMLKVRATDVDGLEKIIRRLSGTKGVSRTRTTIVLSTKWENRVGDLPEQA, encoded by the coding sequence ATGGACGCGGTGGACAGGCAGCTCATTCAGGCCCTGAGGGAGAACGGCCGGGCCTCCTACGCGGAGTTGGGGCGCCTCGTCGGCCTGTCGGGACCGAGCGTCACCGACCGCATCAACCGTCTGGAGGCGGCGGGCGTCATCACGGGTTACCGCGCCACGGTGGACGCCGCCTCGCTCGGCCTCGGGGTGACCGCCCTCATCGGCATCTCGCTCTCCGACGCCGCCGACCACGAGGACGTGGCGCGCCGGCTGAAGGACCTGCCCGAGATCGAGGACTGCTGGTTCATCGCCGGTGACGACTCCTTCATGCTCAAGGTGCGGGCGACGGACGTGGACGGCCTGGAGAAGATCATCCGCCGGCTGTCGGGCACCAAGGGCGTCTCCCGGACCCGTACCACGATCGTGCTGTCGACGAAGTGGGAGAACAGGGTCGGGGACCTGCCGGAGCAGGCGTAG
- a CDS encoding ArnT family glycosyltransferase: MATTVLTPPTGAVRRAPWRSPTDQPAYARPALLVIIVLAAVLYAWGIDHSQYHTFYANAVRSMTESWKAFFYGSFDPGNSITLDKLPGFLWPQALSARIFGFHPWALILPQVLEGVASLLVLHRLVRRWAGVNAALIACTAFLLTPVAVGLFRTAVEDPAFTLCLLLAAEATQRAARDGRPGPLVLAGVWVGLGFQAKMLEAWAVLPALTLVYLLSAPITLRRRLAHLGVSAVVMTAVSASWMLAVTLTPAKDRPYVDGTTNNSAFSMVVGYNFLNRFSSLGISAASTGSVSATQGGGGGRGGPWQGAGPAQVAGQRQGEAGRAAPESAGVPSTAGAGRGTPWEPGRTPCTGPAAAAVTRTAGRRCSVRRSPPRPAGSTRSPPSPSSAVSCGAGAGRAPTGPVPDSSSGARG, translated from the coding sequence ATGGCTACGACAGTCCTCACCCCGCCCACCGGTGCCGTTCGCCGCGCGCCGTGGCGTTCGCCGACGGATCAGCCGGCATACGCGCGCCCGGCGCTGCTGGTCATCATCGTGCTCGCCGCCGTGCTCTACGCATGGGGGATCGACCACAGCCAGTACCACACGTTCTATGCGAACGCCGTCCGCAGCATGACGGAGAGTTGGAAGGCTTTCTTCTACGGATCTTTCGACCCCGGGAATTCCATCACGCTCGACAAATTGCCGGGATTCCTGTGGCCGCAGGCGCTTTCCGCCCGCATCTTCGGATTCCATCCGTGGGCGCTGATCCTTCCTCAGGTCCTCGAGGGGGTGGCGAGCCTGCTGGTCCTGCACCGGTTGGTGCGCCGTTGGGCGGGCGTGAACGCGGCACTGATCGCCTGCACGGCGTTCCTGCTGACACCGGTGGCCGTGGGGCTCTTCCGCACCGCCGTCGAGGACCCCGCCTTCACGTTGTGTCTGCTGCTGGCGGCCGAGGCCACCCAGCGTGCCGCCCGGGACGGCCGACCGGGCCCACTGGTGCTCGCCGGTGTGTGGGTCGGGCTCGGCTTTCAGGCCAAGATGCTGGAGGCGTGGGCGGTGCTGCCCGCGCTCACCCTGGTCTACCTGCTCTCGGCACCGATCACCCTGCGGAGGCGGCTGGCGCACCTCGGCGTGTCCGCGGTGGTGATGACCGCCGTGTCGGCGTCCTGGATGCTCGCCGTCACCCTCACCCCCGCCAAGGACCGGCCCTACGTGGATGGCACCACCAACAACTCCGCGTTCAGCATGGTGGTCGGCTACAACTTCCTGAACCGCTTCTCCTCCCTCGGCATCAGCGCGGCCTCCACGGGCAGCGTGAGCGCCACGCAGGGCGGCGGAGGCGGCCGGGGCGGCCCATGGCAGGGGGCAGGCCCGGCGCAGGTGGCGGGCCAGAGGCAGGGGGAGGCGGGACGGGCGGCACCGGAGTCGGCGGGGGTGCCCAGTACCGCCGGAGCGGGGCGCGGGACGCCCTGGGAGCCGGGACGAACGCCCTGCACCGGACCGGCGGCCGCGGCGGTGACCAGAACGGCTGGTCGAAGATGTTCGGTACGTCGCTCGCCTCCCAGACCGGCTGGCTCTACCCGATCGCCGCCGTCGCCGTCGTCTGCGGTCTCCTGTGGCGCCGGGGCAGGCCGCGCACCGACCGGACCCGTTCCGGATTCCTCCTCTGGGGCACGTGGCTGA
- the mqnE gene encoding aminofutalosine synthase MqnE — MDVGLKRELEEKVRSGERLTREDGIALYESDDLAWLGSLAHEVRTKLNGDVVHFNVNRHLNMTNVCTASCAYCSFQRKPGEKDAYTMRIEEAVKLAKAMESENLTELHIVNGLHPNLPWRYYPRSLRELKKALPHVSLKAFTATEIHHFETISGLSASEILDELIDAGLESLTGGGAEIFDWEVRQHIVDHRTHWEDWSRIHRLAHEKGLKTPCTMLYGHIEEPRHRVDHVLRLRELQDETGGFQVFIPLRYQHDFVDMKDGKVRNRLQARTQMATGAEALKTFAVSRLLFDNVPHVKVFWVMHGVQTAQLALQHGADDMDGSVVEYKITHDADNFGTPNKLTREDLLELIRDAGFRPVERNTRYEIIREYEGPDPARREQPQPMRV, encoded by the coding sequence ATGGACGTCGGGCTCAAGCGCGAGCTGGAGGAGAAGGTCCGCTCCGGTGAGCGGCTGACCCGTGAGGACGGCATCGCGCTGTACGAGTCGGACGACCTGGCCTGGCTGGGCAGCCTGGCGCACGAGGTGCGGACGAAGCTGAACGGCGACGTGGTCCACTTCAACGTCAACCGCCACCTCAACATGACGAACGTGTGCACCGCGTCCTGCGCCTACTGCTCCTTCCAGCGCAAGCCGGGCGAGAAGGACGCGTACACGATGCGCATCGAGGAGGCGGTGAAGCTCGCCAAGGCGATGGAGTCGGAGAACCTCACCGAGCTGCACATCGTCAACGGCCTGCACCCGAACCTGCCGTGGCGCTACTACCCGAGGTCGCTGCGCGAGCTGAAGAAGGCGCTGCCGCACGTGTCGCTGAAGGCGTTCACGGCGACGGAGATCCACCACTTCGAGACGATCTCCGGTCTTTCGGCCTCCGAGATCCTGGACGAGCTGATCGACGCCGGTCTGGAGTCGCTGACCGGCGGCGGCGCGGAGATCTTCGACTGGGAGGTCCGGCAGCACATCGTCGACCACCGGACCCACTGGGAGGACTGGTCGCGCATCCACCGCCTGGCGCACGAGAAGGGTCTGAAGACCCCGTGCACCATGCTGTACGGCCACATCGAGGAGCCGCGCCACCGCGTGGACCACGTGCTGCGTCTGCGTGAGCTCCAGGACGAGACCGGCGGCTTCCAGGTCTTCATCCCGCTGCGCTACCAGCACGACTTCGTGGACATGAAGGACGGCAAGGTCCGCAACCGTCTTCAGGCCCGTACGCAGATGGCGACCGGCGCGGAGGCCCTGAAGACGTTCGCCGTCTCGCGCCTGCTCTTCGACAACGTCCCGCACGTCAAGGTCTTCTGGGTGATGCACGGCGTCCAGACCGCGCAACTGGCCCTCCAGCACGGTGCGGACGACATGGACGGCTCGGTCGTCGAGTACAAGATCACGCACGACGCGGACAACTTCGGCACGCCGAACAAGCTGACCCGCGAGGACCTGCTGGAGCTGATCCGCGACGCCGGGTTCCGTCCGGTGGAGCGGAACACCCGGTACGAGATCATCCGGGAGTACGAGGGCCCGGACCCGGCGCGCCGGGAACAGCCGCAGCCGATGAGGGTGTGA
- a CDS encoding menaquinone biosynthesis decarboxylase — translation MAYDDLRSLLRALEREGELKRIKAEVDPYLEVGEIVDRVQKSGGPALLFENVRGSSMPLAMNVFGTDRRLLKSLGLKSYDEISEKIGGLLRPELPHGFVGVREAFGKLGAMAHVPPRKVKATDAPVQEVVLHGDDVDLDTLPALFTWPKDGGSFFNLGLTHTKDPETGIRNLGLYRLQRHDRRTIGMHWQIHKDSRNHYQVAARRGERLPVAIAFGCPPAVTYAATAPLPGDIDEYLFAGFIAGKRIEMVDCKTVPLQVPANAEVVLEGWLEPGEMLPEGPFGDHTGFYTPQEPFPALTIDCVTMRRRPLLQSIVVGRPPTEDGPLGRATERFFLPLLKIIVPDIVDYHLPEAGGFHNCAIVSIDKKYPKHAQKVMHAIWGAHMMSLTKLIVVVDSDCDVHDLHEVAWRALGNTDYARDLTVVEGPVDHLDHASYQQFWGGKAGIDATKKWPEEGYTRDGGWPDMVLSDPDTAAKVTRRWKEYGL, via the coding sequence ATGGCTTATGACGATCTTCGGTCCCTGCTCCGGGCGCTGGAGCGCGAGGGAGAGCTCAAGCGCATCAAGGCGGAGGTCGACCCCTATCTGGAGGTCGGGGAGATCGTCGACCGGGTGCAGAAGTCCGGCGGTCCCGCGCTGCTCTTCGAGAACGTCCGCGGGTCGAGCATGCCGCTGGCGATGAACGTCTTCGGCACCGACCGGCGGCTGCTGAAGTCCCTCGGCCTGAAGTCGTACGACGAGATCTCCGAGAAGATCGGCGGCCTGTTGAGGCCCGAGCTGCCGCACGGGTTCGTCGGGGTGCGCGAGGCCTTCGGGAAGCTCGGCGCGATGGCGCACGTGCCGCCCAGGAAGGTGAAGGCCACGGACGCGCCCGTCCAGGAAGTCGTGCTGCACGGCGACGACGTCGACCTCGACACCCTGCCCGCCCTGTTCACGTGGCCCAAGGACGGCGGCTCCTTCTTCAACCTCGGGCTGACCCACACGAAGGACCCCGAGACCGGGATCCGCAACCTCGGTCTGTACCGCCTCCAGCGCCACGACAGGCGCACCATCGGCATGCACTGGCAGATCCACAAGGACAGCCGCAACCACTACCAGGTGGCGGCCCGGCGCGGGGAGAGGCTGCCGGTCGCCATCGCCTTCGGCTGCCCGCCCGCCGTGACGTACGCTGCCACCGCGCCGCTGCCCGGCGACATCGACGAGTACCTGTTCGCCGGGTTCATCGCGGGCAAGCGGATCGAGATGGTCGATTGCAAGACGGTGCCGCTCCAGGTCCCGGCGAACGCCGAGGTGGTCCTGGAGGGCTGGCTGGAGCCCGGCGAGATGCTGCCGGAGGGGCCGTTCGGCGACCACACCGGCTTCTACACCCCCCAGGAGCCCTTCCCGGCGCTGACGATCGACTGCGTCACCATGCGCCGCCGCCCGCTGCTCCAGTCGATCGTCGTGGGCCGCCCGCCGACGGAGGACGGTCCGCTCGGCCGCGCGACGGAGCGGTTCTTCCTCCCCCTGCTGAAGATCATCGTCCCGGACATCGTGGACTACCACCTGCCCGAGGCGGGGGGCTTCCACAACTGCGCGATCGTCTCGATCGACAAGAAGTACCCCAAGCACGCCCAGAAGGTGATGCACGCCATCTGGGGCGCCCACATGATGTCCCTCACCAAGCTGATCGTGGTCGTCGACTCCGACTGCGACGTCCACGATCTGCACGAGGTCGCCTGGCGCGCCCTCGGCAACACGGACTACGCCCGGGACCTCACCGTCGTCGAAGGCCCCGTCGACCATCTCGACCACGCCTCCTATCAGCAGTTCTGGGGCGGCAAGGCGGGCATCGACGCCACGAAGAAGTGGCCCGAGGAGGGCTACACGAGGGACGGCGGCTGGCCCGACATGGTCCTGTCCGACCCCGATACGGCGGCGAAGGTCACCCGCCGCTGGAAGGAGTACGGCCTGTGA
- the mqnP gene encoding menaquinone biosynthesis prenyltransferase MqnP gives MSSASAAIPQPGRTKAFLRLVMIEHSVFALPFAYIASLTAMYQWDRNIHWGRLLLVTVAMVGLRTFAMAANRIIDREIDARNPRTAQRELVTGAMTVPHAWTGALIALVFFLGAAALLNPLCLALAPIAVIPMVVYPYGKRFTNFPQAILGLAQAMGPIGGWLAISGRWDWDAVILGLAVGIWIGGFDLIYACQDVETDREIGVLSVPARFGIPAAIWGARACHAVTTALFVWYAVVTGAGFFFWLGLVIVAGAFLYEHTIVRPHDLTRLNRAFFSVNGFIGIALFVCALLDLLTRGLTA, from the coding sequence GTGAGCAGCGCCTCCGCCGCGATTCCGCAGCCCGGACGCACCAAGGCGTTCCTGCGCCTGGTGATGATCGAGCACTCCGTCTTCGCCCTGCCCTTCGCGTACATCGCCTCGCTGACCGCGATGTACCAGTGGGACCGGAACATCCACTGGGGACGGCTGCTCCTCGTCACCGTCGCCATGGTGGGACTGCGCACCTTCGCCATGGCCGCGAACCGGATCATCGACCGCGAGATCGACGCCCGCAACCCGCGCACCGCCCAACGCGAGCTGGTCACCGGCGCGATGACGGTGCCGCACGCGTGGACCGGTGCCCTGATCGCGCTGGTCTTCTTCCTGGGCGCCGCGGCCCTGCTCAACCCGCTGTGCCTGGCGCTCGCCCCCATCGCGGTCATCCCGATGGTGGTGTACCCGTACGGCAAGCGGTTCACCAACTTCCCGCAGGCCATCCTCGGTCTCGCCCAGGCGATGGGCCCCATCGGCGGCTGGCTCGCGATCAGCGGCAGGTGGGACTGGGACGCGGTGATCCTCGGCCTCGCGGTCGGCATCTGGATCGGCGGCTTCGACCTGATCTACGCCTGCCAGGACGTGGAGACGGACCGCGAGATCGGCGTCCTGTCGGTGCCGGCCCGCTTCGGCATCCCGGCGGCCATCTGGGGCGCCCGCGCCTGTCACGCCGTCACGACGGCACTGTTCGTCTGGTACGCGGTCGTCACCGGCGCCGGCTTCTTCTTCTGGCTGGGCCTGGTGATCGTGGCGGGCGCCTTCCTCTACGAGCACACGATCGTCCGCCCGCACGACCTGACCCGCCTCAACCGGGCCTTCTTCAGCGTCAACGGGTTCATCGGCATCGCCCTGTTCGTGTGCGCGCTGCTGGATCTGCTGACGCGCGGGCTGACGGCCTGA
- a CDS encoding isopenicillin N synthase family dioxygenase produces MTDALTDPRIPTIDLRPWLHGDPAARARIARTVDEALQTAGFLLVTGHGVDPSLRTRIREAARTFFTLPVEVKEKYAARVGGRGWLGPGTEANGYAEGTETPPDLKESLTFATQEPFEDPEIDAEWYAPNVWPAQVPELRGLCEEYLARMAELENRLLSLLGEALGLEPDFFTRHMARPTYGFNINWYPGTDVIGEPEPGQFRIGPHTDFGTVTILDRQAGRGGLQVWTDEGGWEDAPYDPEAFTINIGDLMARWTGDRWRSGRHRVLPPPVDAPAEELMSLVYFGECTPGTIVESVPAPVGRVAYEPVDSHVYLRQKLDSITVN; encoded by the coding sequence ATGACCGATGCCCTGACCGATCCCCGTATCCCCACCATCGACCTGCGGCCGTGGCTGCACGGCGACCCCGCCGCCCGCGCCCGCATCGCCCGCACCGTCGACGAAGCCCTCCAGACCGCGGGATTCCTGCTGGTCACCGGCCACGGCGTGGACCCGTCCCTGCGCACCCGGATCCGCGAGGCCGCGCGGACCTTCTTCACACTGCCGGTGGAGGTCAAGGAGAAGTACGCGGCCCGGGTCGGCGGGCGCGGCTGGCTCGGCCCCGGCACGGAGGCCAACGGCTACGCGGAGGGCACCGAGACACCGCCCGACCTGAAGGAGTCACTGACCTTCGCGACGCAGGAGCCGTTCGAGGACCCGGAGATCGACGCGGAGTGGTACGCGCCGAACGTCTGGCCGGCTCAGGTGCCGGAGCTGCGCGGGCTGTGCGAGGAGTACCTGGCGCGGATGGCGGAGCTGGAGAACCGTCTGCTGTCGCTGCTCGGCGAGGCACTGGGCCTGGAACCGGACTTCTTCACGCGGCACATGGCCCGCCCGACCTACGGCTTCAACATCAACTGGTACCCGGGTACGGACGTCATCGGCGAGCCGGAGCCGGGCCAGTTCCGCATCGGCCCGCACACCGACTTCGGCACGGTCACGATCCTGGACCGGCAGGCGGGCAGGGGCGGCCTGCAGGTGTGGACGGACGAGGGCGGCTGGGAGGACGCCCCCTACGACCCGGAGGCGTTCACCATCAACATCGGCGACCTGATGGCCCGTTGGACGGGTGACCGCTGGCGCTCGGGCCGGCACCGCGTCCTGCCGCCGCCGGTGGACGCTCCTGCCGAGGAGCTGATGTCCCTGGTCTACTTCGGCGAGTGCACCCCGGGGACGATCGTGGAGTCGGTTCCGGCCCCGGTGGGCAGGGTGGCGTACGAGCCGGTGGACTCGCATGTGTATCTGCGGCAGAAGCTGGACTCGATCACGGTGAACTGA